The genomic stretch TCGGTAAGGATTACAAAAGGTTGGGCGCAATGATCAGGCGGTGGGTAAGGTCTCTTTTACTTGTACCATTTGCTGTAAAAAGAGGATTTGATACGTCAAAGGCGTGGGCAAACTTTTTGCCCGAACCGGCAGATTCTCACAGGTGCCTTCCACCTATGGAATGCAGAAAAACTAGTCGATAGTCAGGGGGCTGACTTGGCCCCAGGAAAGGCTTCGAATATCAGGCCCAGCCGATCGACTCCTTGACACTCCTTGAAATTTCAGGCATCTGGGCGACGCGGCTGATAGGGCTCGTGGCCGGTTGCCCGGGTTTTGCCAGAGAATATCCCGTTGAGAGTGTTCATCAGGGATTTGAGTCTTATCGGTTTTGGAAGAACTCCCTCGATTTGCTCATCCTTGAGGACATCGACGAGCTTCCCATGGTACCCGGAAGTCACCAGTATGGGCAGTCGTGGATGTTCTTGACGGATGACATTGATCACTATTAGTCCGCCGACCTCTGGCATGATCATATCTACGATCGCAAGGTCAAATCCCTCACGGCGAAGCAGGTGGATCCCCTCGAGACTATTAGAGGTAGTCCTGACAGCGTAACGGAGGTAGCGCAACTGAGCAGAAATACTCTCCAAGAAAGCTTCGTGGTCGTCAATGACAAGGATTCTCTTCTTGAGTTCACCCGCGGAAGCCCTTCGGGTGCCGGGGTAGCCCGGATGGCGTCTCCTTGGGTTCCTGGCGGGATGAGGACTTTTTGGAGCCTCCTGGGC from Deltaproteobacteria bacterium encodes the following:
- a CDS encoding response regulator, whose translation is MAPRGFFLPPSTQSTRRGPVKRAKAAAEEQACAQEAPKSPHPARNPRRRHPGYPGTRRASAGELKKRILVIDDHEAFLESISAQLRYLRYAVRTTSNSLEGIHLLRREGFDLAIVDMIMPEVGGLIVINVIRQEHPRLPILVTSGYHGKLVDVLKDEQIEGVLPKPIRLKSLMNTLNGIFSGKTRATGHEPYQPRRPDA